The Streptomyces halobius genomic interval GCCGGTGCGCCGACGGTCCGCAGGTCGACCGCGTAGTCCCGGTACCGGACCCGGTCCAGGGTCCGCTCGTTGCTGCCGGGGCCCGCCGGGCCGAGCGTCCACCGGTGGATGGCACCGTCCGGGCCGGTGGCGTTGAACGAGCCCCGCTCGAAAGCGAGGCCCACGCTCACATACCCGGAGCCGAGGCTGTCCCGCAGGAACGCGCCCTGCACCTTCGGGTAGTGAGCGGGGTCCCGCGTCTCGTAGGCGACATGGGCGCTGTGCGCCGACAACAGCACCTTCGTGCCCGTGTGCCGCTGCCACCAGACCACATTGGCCGCCATCGCCGCGTCGCGGTAGCGCATACTCGAGGCAACCTGCGCGGGATCCTCGAAGTCAAAGGCGTACTGCCGAGCGGTCTGATCGATGACCCGCGCATTCTGTACGGCCCGCTCGTACGCCCTCCGGTCCGCGTCGCCCGCAGTCTGCCGCTTCATCAACTCCATCGACTTCAACGACTCCAGCAACTGAAGGGCCCGCCCCGTCCGCTCCGCCATCTCCTTGCGCTCGCCGTACGGCTTCTTCAGGTACTGATCCAGGTACGTTCCCGTCGCCACAGTGGGCCGCAGCCCGCGGTAGAGCTCACCGAAGCGGGCGCTCAACTCCGGGTGCACGCGGGCCACATAGCCCGTGACCGCGTCGTACAGCTCGGGCCCGCTCCAGGCCATGTCGTCGCCCATGAAGCGGACCGGGTCGTGCGGATGGCGGACGTTGTACGCGCGCATCCACTCGATGAGCCGCAGATAGTCGGTGTTGTCCCACCACAGGTAGCCGCCCTGGAACTCGTCCCTCATGATGCGGCGTACATCGCCCGTGCCGTGCAGCACATAGGTGTTGAGGCGCAGTCCGGTGCTCCAGCTGGCCTCCAGGGCGAAGGTGCGGAAACCCTTCTCCTCGACGAGGTGCCGGAAGAGGCGGTGCTTCAGGGCGAAGAAGTCGTGCGAGCTGTGCGTGGCCTCACCGACGCCCACGACCCGGGCGCCGCCGACCATGCGGCCGAGGGGACGCAGATCGCGGCTGCCGCCCTGCGGCTCAACGGTCCGCAGGGGCCGAGCCCCCCGCTCGAGTGCCGCAACGACCGAGCCATCGGAGTCCCCCAGGGGGGCGGTGGACACCGACCCGGCGGCCGCGGCCGCCGGCGCCCCTGCCATCGCCGCGCCGAGCCCCATCAGCAGCCCCAGGACAAGCGCGGTGCAGCGCCGCTTACCGCGCCCCTTGCCATACCGGCCGCCTTGCCTGTCGCCGTGCCGTTTCCCATGGCATTTCCAGTGGCTTTTGCCGTGCCGTTTCATGATCCCAGGCTTTCTCCCCGCACGCGCGGGATCCATCCGGCGGGCCTCCGTCACACAGTGCGGAAAACCGTGGCCCGACACAGGGGTTTTCCCTACCCGCGCCCGCGAACACCGTGACGGACGTCCCCTCACCCGCCCCTCCCTGAGCCCGGCTCAAAGAGCGCCCCCATGACAGGAACCTTCCTCACGAGGATCCCAAGCCACCGCACTGCCCACAAGACACCCGTACTCCGATCAGCCAGCCCTGCGTGCCGGCAACGCCGGGGGCGTGGGCGTCG includes:
- a CDS encoding erythromycin esterase family protein: MGLGAAMAGAPAAAAAGSVSTAPLGDSDGSVVAALERGARPLRTVEPQGGSRDLRPLGRMVGGARVVGVGEATHSSHDFFALKHRLFRHLVEEKGFRTFALEASWSTGLRLNTYVLHGTGDVRRIMRDEFQGGYLWWDNTDYLRLIEWMRAYNVRHPHDPVRFMGDDMAWSGPELYDAVTGYVARVHPELSARFGELYRGLRPTVATGTYLDQYLKKPYGERKEMAERTGRALQLLESLKSMELMKRQTAGDADRRAYERAVQNARVIDQTARQYAFDFEDPAQVASSMRYRDAAMAANVVWWQRHTGTKVLLSAHSAHVAYETRDPAHYPKVQGAFLRDSLGSGYVSVGLAFERGSFNATGPDGAIHRWTLGPAGPGSNERTLDRVRYRDYAVDLRTVGAPARGWLAAARPTRSIGTDYPDGPYAVALGRSHDVLIHLHRVEAAWLRGPGGAGSGSGSR